The Saccharomyces eubayanus strain FM1318 chromosome XIII, whole genome shotgun sequence DNA segment TAGtttcttcagtttcatTTCAGGAGCGTGCGCAGTGTCATTGTTTGGTGTTGGCAATGACGGCAATGGCGCCGCTTCATGCTTGTGATGTGCTTTCCTCCGGAATAAATTGGCGAATGTTTTCTCGATTTTCTGTCTTGTTTGAGATGTGGACGTGGATGCATTGGAATTGTTCGCTTCCTCTTTGTTTATCGCCTCGGTCTTCTCACCGCCATTGAACATCGAAATGTGATGTTTCTTGGAACTGTCGCGCTCCATTCTTTGCGACTCcacatcttcttcacccTCGTCATCCCCTTGGCTTTCTCCAGTATCCTCCTCCTTATTCATCTTATTGTTTAACCATGTCCATCCATTTCTTCGGCGATGGCGTTTAGTCTCCTTGCTATCTTCTGTGGCAGCTGACACAATTGTCTCCGTTGGTTCTTCTTGTGGTTCCAACTCTTGTTCGACTGAGACGTCTTCAACCTTACCAACTTCCAGCGCTTTGTCCTTTTCTATTCccatttccttttcccaGTCGCCGCTAGATTGTGTATAATGGTCATATATGTCTTGAAAATCACCGATGGACCCAGGTGAACTCATAGGGTCAGACTCGTCGTCTTCCTGCTTGAAAGGTGATTTGGGCGAATTTATTCCCATTTCTAAAGTATTCTCAGCCAAATGCAAACGGCTCACGTCCtcgttttttgtttcttccaATACCTGCTCTTCCTCCTGCTCTTCTGTGTGTGACCTAATCCTGTAAGTATTGAAtctgcttcttttcagaGATGATCGTTCTGGCCAACTTGAGTCACTGCTGATTGGCATATTGGAGGCATATTCAACATCATCCGAAGTTTCCGTTTGTGAGCCGGTAactttatcattttcttcttcatatttGGTTTCTGAATCTTTGGGCCTTGATCCATCTCCTTTATCTGAATATGAACCAGCCATATTAAGTGTTCTAGCTAATGTTATGGCATCATCATCTGTCAGCCCCGCGCTATTCGAAATCTTTGTCAGTTCTTCAGTAATATCTCTTAATGATATTGGTCTTTCTCTTATTCTGGAAGTTCTTTCCTTCACTTTATTTACAGTCATGGAATCGTCGTCTTCTTGTCCGATATCGTCTCCACTATCACCAAATTCCGTGTATGACCTTCGCAACGTTGAAGGTCTTCGTATTAGTGAAGCATTCCCATGCCTTGGCATGCCCCTGTTCACATTAACCACATTTAAATTCTCCTTATTACCATATGATTCTGTTTCTCCGGGCGCCTCATCGctttcattattattattgttatcattatcgtcATTGTCGCTTAGTCGTATATTCTGTAAAGTATCCTGAACAAGCTCTAAGTAATTATCGGGCTTAACGTTAGGGTGCTGATTAGCAGGGACCCATAATAAGTTGTTTTTTAGTGCATTAGCATTCAACTTTCTTGACGGTGAATGGACGACTTTTTTATGACCTGTATAGTTGCCTTGTCTACTCTTATTATAGGGTTCTGTGTCTGCACTATTTAGCACATGCAATTTTTCTAATGGCGTTGGATCGCTATATCGCGTATTATTCATGCTTGTTGTGACATTCGGTGTTGACGTAGAACTCGAAGTCGCACCGGACCATGACCTTCTCCCGTTAGATTCGCCAC contains these protein-coding regions:
- the ZDS1 gene encoding Zds1p, producing the protein MSSTPNDSMLRMKSNNRTAAIQRDKRKSEVLIAAQSLDNEIRSVKNLKRLSIGSMDLLIDPELDIKFGGESNGRRSWSGATSSSTSTPNVTTSMNNTRYSDPTPLEKLHVLNSADTEPYNKSRQGNYTGHKKVVHSPSRKLNANALKNNLLWVPANQHPNVKPDNYLELVQDTLQNIRLSDNDDNDNNNNNESDEAPGETESYGNKENLNVVNVNRGMPRHGNASLIRRPSTLRRSYTEFGDSGDDIGQEDDDSMTVNKVKERTSRIRERPISLRDITEELTKISNSAGLTDDDAITLARTLNMAGSYSDKGDGSRPKDSETKYEEENDKVTGSQTETSDDVEYASNMPISSDSSWPERSSLKRSRFNTYRIRSHTEEQEEEQVLEETKNEDVSRLHLAENTLEMGINSPKSPFKQEDDESDPMSSPGSIGDFQDIYDHYTQSSGDWEKEMGIEKDKALEVGKVEDVSVEQELEPQEEPTETIVSAATEDSKETKRHRRRNGWTWLNNKMNKEEDTGESQGDDEGEEDVESQRMERDSSKKHHISMFNGGEKTEAINKEEANNSNASTSTSQTRQKIEKTFANLFRRKAHHKHEAAPLPSLPTPNNDTAHAPEMKLKKLASKNGREPTEPIVLHNRPHHNRHHQGRHGSREINMKGTSDTQMQSQLQPQPQLQPQSQQPQLQPQPQPQPQLKPQPQPLQLQMKGESSGPGIANNEESDAESLPKLQPAISVSSTKSNSRDCEEADTKKKNKEKRSNTTNLSNGQHSKHAQKKTGHEQKDQTAALADPPASPAPALRHTSVLPPRKLTFADVKKSEKPNAPVQFTDSAFGFPLPLLTVSTVVMFDHRLPINVERAIYRLSHLKLSNSKRELREQVLLSNFMYAYLNLVNHTLYMEQAGHDKEQQQL